A portion of the Bacillus marinisedimentorum genome contains these proteins:
- a CDS encoding glycine betaine ABC transporter substrate-binding protein has product MKKYWMLSFVFSLAVFISGCAAGNEEGNGGGEEAADGKDQTITFGVTPWTSTVPPTKIARALLEDMGYTVKEIKADAGGVYTGLSRGDIDVFMDAWLPDLHRNYMDKFGENIDDTSVSYPDGELGWVIPSYVEGIESVEDIKGQEDKFDGKIYGIEEGAGMTVTSKEMIEDYGLDLEYVASSEAGMLAEASRLMKNEEPVIFLGWRPHPMFVDYDLKVLKDPKEFFKTSEVHVLTNKELKDKAPEAYDFLSNWNIDVGDIENMIVEIDNGKEPEEVAQGWIDANKEKVNEMKPE; this is encoded by the coding sequence ATGAAAAAATATTGGATGTTAAGTTTTGTTTTCTCTTTAGCTGTTTTCATTAGCGGCTGTGCAGCCGGTAATGAGGAAGGAAATGGCGGAGGAGAAGAAGCGGCGGACGGAAAAGATCAGACGATCACGTTTGGTGTGACACCATGGACAAGCACTGTCCCGCCGACAAAGATTGCCCGTGCCCTTTTGGAAGACATGGGATATACAGTGAAAGAAATTAAAGCAGATGCAGGCGGTGTCTACACAGGGCTTTCCAGAGGAGATATTGATGTATTCATGGATGCCTGGCTGCCTGATTTGCACAGAAACTACATGGACAAGTTTGGGGAAAACATTGATGATACATCTGTCAGCTATCCTGACGGGGAACTCGGCTGGGTTATCCCTTCATATGTGGAAGGTATAGAGTCCGTAGAAGACATTAAAGGACAGGAAGACAAATTTGACGGAAAAATTTACGGTATTGAAGAAGGGGCCGGAATGACAGTCACCTCTAAAGAAATGATCGAGGATTACGGGCTAGACCTTGAATATGTAGCATCCAGTGAAGCGGGGATGCTGGCAGAGGCCTCACGGCTGATGAAAAATGAAGAACCCGTCATTTTTCTCGGCTGGCGGCCGCACCCGATGTTTGTTGATTATGACCTGAAAGTCCTGAAAGACCCTAAAGAGTTTTTTAAAACTTCCGAAGTCCACGTCCTTACAAACAAGGAGCTGAAGGATAAAGCACCGGAAGCATACGATTTCTTGAGCAATTGGAATATCGATGTGGGCGATATAGAAAATATGATTGTGGAGATAGACAACGGCAAAGAACCTGAAGAAGTGGCCCAGGGGTGGATCGAT